A genomic stretch from Mastacembelus armatus chromosome 7, fMasArm1.2, whole genome shotgun sequence includes:
- the taf8 gene encoding transcription initiation factor TFIID subunit 8 encodes MADPAVASGGSLTSGGRGSGGKAASSPAENYHLARRRTLQVVVSALLTECGFESAEKAAVETLTEMMQSYITEIGRCAKSYCEHTARSIPTLSDTVITLIEMGFNVDTLPVYAKRSQRMVITAPPVTNPPVTPKALSAGQKRTHPSHIPSHFPEFPDPHTYIKTPTFREPVSDYQVVREKAATQRRDVERALTRFMAKTGETQSLFKDDISAFPLIAARPSAIPYLSALLPSELELQTLEETDSSEQDDQTDSENAAGNIITDDPGADKENSMLPPTGVVPSTKASEDNIIDNPYLRPVKKPKVRRKK; translated from the exons ATGGCGGATCCTGCGGTGGCATCCGGAGGTTCCCTGACCTCAGGGGGG cgTGGGAGTGGTGGCAAAGCAGCTTCCAGTCCAGCAGAAAACTACCACCTGGCCCGACGTCGCACCCTGCAGGTTGTTGTCAGCGCCCTCCTGACTGAGTGTGGTTTTGAGAGTGCAGAGAAGGCGGCAGTGGAGACACTCACTGAGATGATGCAGAGCT atATAACTGAAATCGGCCGCTGTGCTAAATCATATTGTGAACACACAGCCAGAAGCATCCCTACACTGTCAGATACAGTGATTACACTCATTGAAATGG GCTTCAATGTTGACACGCTGCCTGTGTATGCCAAAAGATCACAGAGGATGGTTATAACTGCCC CTCCAGTGACAAACCCACCTGTGACTCCCAAAGCACTGTCAGCTGGACAGAAACGCACACATCCGTCCCACATACCGAGCCACTTCCCAGAGTTCCCTGACCCTCACACCTACatcaaaacacca aCATTCAGAGAGCCTGTGTCAGACTATCAAGTGGTGAGAGAGAAGGCAGCAACTCAGAGGAGAGACGTGGAGCGAGCTCTAACACGCTTCATGGCAAAGACCGGAGAAACTCAGAGCCTCTTTAAAGATGACATCAGTGCCTTCCCAT TGATTGCAGCACGGCCCAGCGCCATCCCATATCTCAGTGCCCTCCTGCCCTCAGAACTGGAACTGCAGACTCTAGAGGAGACAGACTCCTCAGAGCAGGATGaccagacagacagtgagaatGCTGCAGGCAACATCATCACT GATGACCCTGGAGCTGACAAGGAGAACTCCATGCTTCCTCCCACTGGTGTTGTTCCCTCCACAAAGGCCAGCGAGGACAACATCATCGACAACCCATACCTCCGGCCGGTCAAAAAACCCAAAGTAAGACGGAAGAAATGA
- the LOC113146227 gene encoding protein pitchfork isoform X1 has product MSTAPDQRVFFGSCQERKLFPLHYAPNRLVHQMSRHTAPHVGPGCYDNHEFGTILYDLQTRPVSKRGLGLSARTAARFLPCIRNLTPSPQQYQNDQSQSRIPPTGKTPFNSTAKRFKSMSSSAEASPGPGTYAHNIVTNRKVSWPMRFGSPDWSSLPQLEKKSLRVKLNNEKEFLKQRTRVAYLSLYY; this is encoded by the exons ATGTCAACAGCACCTGATCAGCGAGTGTTTTTTGGCAGTTGTCAGGAGAGGAAACTCTTTCCCCTCCATTATGCACCTAACCGACTGGTACATCAAATGTCACGACACACAGCTCCACATGTCGGTCCTGGCTGCTATGACAACCACGAG TTTGGCACCATACTGTACGACTTACAGACGAGACCTGTGAGTAAGAGAGGCCTTGGTCTTTCTGCCAGGACGGCAGCACGTTTTCTGCCTTGTATCAGG AACCTGACTCCTTCACCGCAGCAGTACCAGAACGATCAAAGCCAGTCCAGAATCCCCCCTACTGGCAAGACACCTTTCAACTCAACTGCAAAGAGGTTTAAAAGCATGTCATCTTCAGCTGAGGCGAGCCCAGG ccCCGGGACCTATGCTCACAACATAGTGACAAACAGGAAAGTGAGTTGGCCAATGCGCTTTGGGAGCCCAGACTGGTCCAGCCTGCCTCAGCTGGAGAAGAAGTCACTCAGGGTGAAA CTAAACAATGAAAAGGAGTTCCTGAAGCAGAGGACCAGAGTGGCCTACCTGAGTTTGTATTATTAA
- the LOC113146227 gene encoding protein pitchfork isoform X2 produces the protein MSRHTAPHVGPGCYDNHEFGTILYDLQTRPVSKRGLGLSARTAARFLPCIRNLTPSPQQYQNDQSQSRIPPTGKTPFNSTAKRFKSMSSSAEASPGPGTYAHNIVTNRKVSWPMRFGSPDWSSLPQLEKKSLRVKLNNEKEFLKQRTRVAYLSLYY, from the exons ATGTCACGACACACAGCTCCACATGTCGGTCCTGGCTGCTATGACAACCACGAG TTTGGCACCATACTGTACGACTTACAGACGAGACCTGTGAGTAAGAGAGGCCTTGGTCTTTCTGCCAGGACGGCAGCACGTTTTCTGCCTTGTATCAGG AACCTGACTCCTTCACCGCAGCAGTACCAGAACGATCAAAGCCAGTCCAGAATCCCCCCTACTGGCAAGACACCTTTCAACTCAACTGCAAAGAGGTTTAAAAGCATGTCATCTTCAGCTGAGGCGAGCCCAGG ccCCGGGACCTATGCTCACAACATAGTGACAAACAGGAAAGTGAGTTGGCCAATGCGCTTTGGGAGCCCAGACTGGTCCAGCCTGCCTCAGCTGGAGAAGAAGTCACTCAGGGTGAAA CTAAACAATGAAAAGGAGTTCCTGAAGCAGAGGACCAGAGTGGCCTACCTGAGTTTGTATTATTAA
- the atp6ap1b gene encoding V-type proton ATPase subunit S1b encodes MAGPRCSSKVRLIAFIALFVALFATGSATAQVPLLIWTSESLPPLASPAAGHITSNDQLNAYLTSAFSSGSHTVLLFLQDKLSKDDFTVFGGVFGNKQDSAFQNLEAVLQSSSSSVTLPALEWSGSSAVLPLLKDKLGVSPLPVDADTLSELTINASVNNLLLISLPYCTGLQKSCKEVLHINDEIIGKVLSIVKAKNVLYTAVYTGVQPSRVISETSVPNQPVGRSLLQAVVADVSPPIMFNVSGSPCIMLWAQNLNISFTSTSPWLDLATQTPSLAGSLCNQTNSLLVLTYASGFVLSFAMSQRFYPGSARNWFTLDSVQLQSSGQTASFIGSRSIYAPAEYSFHCQSVNSFDQALLVPNNTNQNTSQWRLNFINFQIQGFGLGNGTNFSYASDCAGFFSPGIWMGLVTSLVMLLILVYGLHMIMQLSTMDRFDDPKGPSISVPQSE; translated from the exons ATGGCAGGTCCGAGGTGCTCGAGTAAAGTGCGATTAATAGCTTTTATTGCCCTTTTCGTCGCCCTTTTTGCTACAGGCAGCGCTACTGCTCAAGTACCACTACTAATATGGACCAGTGAGAG CTTACCACCACTGGCCTCACCCGCAGCTGGTCACATTACATCCAACGATCAGCTGAATGCCTACCTCACCTCTGCCTTTAGCTCTGGCTCCCACACGGTGCTACTTTTTCTGCAGGACAAG TTAAGCAAAGATGACTTCACGGTCTTTGGTGGAGTGTTTGGCAACAAGCAGGATAGTGCCTTTCAGAACCTTGAG GCTGTACTGCAGTCTTCTTCCTCATCAGTGACACTCCCGGCCTTGGAGTGGTCGGGTTCCTCTGCTGTCCTGCCTCTGCTGAAGGACAAGCTTGGTGTCTCGCCCCTGCCCGTAGACGCTGACACTCTGTCAGAGCTGACCATTAATGCATCTGTCAACAATCTGCTACTCATCAGTCTTCCTTATTGTACTGG TTTGCAGAAGTCTTGCAAAGAGGTCCTACATATCAATG ATGAGATTATTGGGAAAGTTCTAAGTATCGTGAAAGCAAAAAATGTCCTGTACACTGCAGTATACACAGGAGTCCAGCCATCACGC GTGATTTCAGAGACATCTGTGCCTAACCAGCCTGTGGGTCGGTCCTTGCTCCAGGCAGTTGTAGCTGATGTTTCACCACCCATCATGTTTAATGTGTCTGGTAGCCCTTGCATAATGCTTTGGGCTCAGAATCTCAATATTAGTTTCACAAGCACTTCACCGTGGCTTGACCTCGCTACACAAACACCTTCCTTAGCAGGATCCCTGTGTAACCAGACAAACTCGCT gcTTGTCCTCACTTATGCATCAGGCTTTGTACTAAG TTTTGCCATGAGTCAACGGTTCTATCCTGGATCTGCACGGAACTGGTTCACCCTGGACTCAGTGCAGCTGCAGTCTAGTGGTCAAACTGCCTCATTCATTGGGAGCCGCAGCATCTATGCCCCTGCAGAGTATTCCTTTCACTGCCAGTCTGTCAATAGCTTCGATCAAGCTCTGCTAGTGCCAAATAACACCAACCAAAACACATCCCAGTGGAGGCTCAATTTTATCAACTTCCAG ATTCAGGGCTTCGGTTTGGGCAATGGAACAAATTTCTCCTATGCCAGTGATTGTGCTGGCTTCTTCAGCCCAGGGATTTGGATGGGGCTGGTGACCTCTTTGGTTATGCTGTTAATTTTAGTATATGGTCTGCACATGATCATGCAGCTAAGCACAATGGATCGATTTGATGACCCCAAAGGTCCATCGATTTCAGTGCCTCAGTCGGAGTGA
- the gdi1 gene encoding rab GDP dissociation inhibitor alpha has protein sequence MDEEYDVIVLGTGLTECILSGIMSVNGKKVLHMDRNPYYGGESSSITPLEELYKRFNLPDSPPESMGRGRDWNVDLIPKFLMANGQLVKMLLYTEVTRYLDFKVVEGSFVYKGGKIYKVPSTETEALASNLMGMFEKRRFRKFLVFVANFDENDPKTFEGVDPKATTMRDVYKKFDLGQDVIDFTGHALALYRTDDYLDVPCLETINRIKLYSESLARYGKSPYLYPLYGLGELPQGFARLSAIYGGTYMLNKPVDEIVMEGGHVIGVKSEGEVARCKQLICDPSYIPDRVRKAGQVIRVICILSHPIKNTNDANSCQIIIPQNQVNRNSDIYVCMISYAHNVAAQGKYIAIVSTTVETSEPEAEIEPALELLEPIDQKFVAISDLYEPTDDGTESQIFASSSYDATTHFETTCNDIKDIYKRMTGSDFDFENMKRKQNDVFGEDEQ, from the exons ATGGATGAGGAATATGATGTGATCGTTTTGGGCACCGGACTCACA GAATGCATTCTGTCTGGGATCATGTCTGTGAATGGGAAAAAGGTTCTGCACATGGACAGGAACCCTTACTATGGTGGGGAGAGCTCTTCCATCACCCCCCTGGAGGAG CTGTACAAGCGGTTCAACCTTCCAGATAGCCCACCCGAGTCAATGGGCAGAGGAAGAGACTGGAATGTTGACCTCATCCCCAAGTTTCTTATGGCCAACG GTCAGCTTGTGAAGATGCTGCTATACACAGAAGTGACACGGTACCTTGACTTTAAAGTTGTGGAAGGAAGCTTTGTCTACAAAGGAGGAAAGATCTACAAGGTGCCGTCCACTGAGACTGAGGCGCTAGCTTCAA ACCTGATGGGGATGTTTGAGAAGCGAAGGTTTCGGAAGTTCTTAGTCTTTGTGGCCAACTTTGATGAGAATGACCCTAAGACCTTTGAGGGCGTGGACCCCAAAGCCACAACGATGAGGGATGTTTACAAGAAGTTTGACCTCGGCCAGGATGTCATTGATTTCACTGGCCATGCCCTGGCCCTCTACAGGACAGATGA CTATCTTGATGTTCCCTGTTTGGAAACAATCAATCGCATCAAACTGTACAGTGAGTCGCTGGCACGGTACGGGAAGAGCCCCTACCTCTACCCCTTGTATGGTTTAGGGGAGCTGCCACAGGGATTTGCCAG GTTGAGTGCAATCTATGGAGGAACCTACATGCTGAACAAACCAGTGGATGAGATTGTGATGGAAGGTGGCCATGTGATTGGAGTGAAGTCTGAGGGCGAG GTGGCTCGTTGTAAGCAGCTCATCTGTGACCCCAGCTACATCCCAGACCGCGTCCGCAAGGCGGGTCAGGTGATCCGTGTGATCTGCATCCTCAGCCACCCCATCAAAAACACTAATGATGCCAACTCCTGCCAGATCATCATTCCTCAGAATCAGGTTAACCGCAACTCAG ACATCTACGTGTGCATGATCTCCTATGCTCACAATGTGGCAGCCCAGGGGAAATACATTGCCATTGTCAGCACTACAGTGGAAACCAGTGAGCCCGAGGCTGAGATTGAACCAgctctggagctgctggagccCATTGACCAAAA gTTTGTGGCTATTAGTGATCTTTATGAACCTACAGATGATGGCACTGAGAGCCAg ATCTTTGCCTCAAGTTCCTATGATGCCACTACTCACTTCGAGACAACTTGCAATGACATCAAGGACATCTACAAACGGATGACCGGGAGCGACTTTGACTTTGAGAACATGAAACGCAAACAGAATGATGTGTTTGGGGAAGACGAGCAGTGA
- the itih6 gene encoding inter-alpha-trypsin inhibitor heavy chain H6 — MSTILGDLREGDHFNIITFSDKVHTWKKGRTVRATRQNVQDAKDFVKMIIAEGWTNINAALLTAAQLVNPPYSGSSNQLSTRRVPLVIFLTDGEATIGVTASETILSNAKNALGTASLFGLAFGDDADFLLLKRLALDNRGIARMVYEDADAALQLKGFYDEVASPLLSDIQLSYLDEQAFDITRSLFPNYFQGSELVVAGRVKSGVKDLKVSVSATGSKQRVKLENDVLISHAKGNGSADSVDCSGGLEGISSFVHRLWAYFTIKNLLLAKLNATDPATQRLMADKATNLSLKYNFVTPVTSLVVVKPDIDEPAQSQTTVKATTAVTITTTATTTATTKISAVGAAKKLNLPLNSRSKKTKPDPQPPQNTTQTKKTSLPSSSAETVFSPSKKTTVTTTTSSPSFVRTVQAPSSGKKPNPSQNDFKSDSPPAGKISTSMLNALKTAPPPAPGKNYIPQPNAIKTTTPSLIATTTTPPLISARTNPASLPGRPLTPLLSTVKTVLPPVKVTVPSRENNTTPAPDAHQPEIITGLPELSFPIPAPDVEDSNTNSSVDTDLSIATLVSATFAPMLGVTGGPQLWEAAELLDVSTSIQIQRKDYEATYDYDYDISYDAWDDTADTGSFESRSKLSTIRIFSSSVDGDPHFVVHLPKLCQNLCFTVDGRANDVLRLLNDPERGITVDGHLTGAPSKHGVEERSRTFFDQLTISSATGGSGNIMITFSLDAVMVQGEGQDILPINQQGSVTRQGMTVAVDNHRSCWIELAKDLHFLVLFHHYKHPNYLQIAHLGFYITDGRGLSASTQGLLGQFQHADMSVTVVKHHWANKEGVLARGILRWESEHMSVTLQDKTLKDTVRKRHFSKCWVVPKSDIERLLGRPYESYIVDHV, encoded by the exons ATGAGCACCATCCTTGGGGATCTTAGAGAGGGTGATCACTTCAACATCATCACCTTCTCAGACAAAGTTCATACCTGGAAGAAAGGACGAACAGTGCGAGCAACTCGACAGAATGTACAAGATGCCAAAGACTTTGTCAAGATGATAATTGCAGAGGGAT GGACCAATATCAATGCAGCTTTGCTCACAGCTGCCCAACTGGTCAACCCTCCATACTCTGGCTCGTCAAACCAACTCTCAACCCGGCGTGTCCCTCTGGTCATTTTCCTCACCGATGGTGAGGCAACCATCGGCGTGACAGCTAGTGAGACCATCCTTAGCAATGCCAAGAATGCGTTAGGCACAGCTTCTCTGTTTGGTCTTGCCTTTGGGGATGATGCAGACTTCCTCCTTTTGAAACGCCTGGCTCTGGATAACCGAGGTATAGCTAGGATGGTGTATGAGGATGCAGATGCAGCCTTGCAGCTGAAGGGTTTCTATGATGAAGTAGCTAGTCCTTTGCTATCAGACATCCAACTGTCCTACCTGGACGAGCAGGCGTTTGACATCACCCGTTCACTGTTCCCAAACTACTTCCAAGGCTCCGAGTTAGTGGTGGCTGGGAGGGTTAAATCAGGGGTTAAGGACCTAAAGGTGTCAGTGTCTGCCACTGGTTCAAAGCAGCGTGTTAAGTTGGAGAATGATGTCTTGATTTCCCATGCAAAGGGAAATGGGAGTGCAGATTCTGTAGACTGTTCAGGAGGCCTAGAAGGCATCTCCAGTTTTGTGCATCGTCTCTGGGCATATTTCACTATCAAAAACCTTTTACTGGCCAAGTTGAATGCTACAGATCCTGCAACTCAGAGGTTGATGGCAGATAAGGCAACCAACCTTTCCCTCAAATATAATTTTGTAACACCAGTCACATCATTAGTTGTGGTTAAGCCAGATATAGATGAACCAGCTCAAAGTCAAACCACTGTAAAAGCCACCACAGCAGTAACTATAaccacaacagcaacaacaactgcTACTACCAAAATATCAGCTGTTGGTGCTGCAAAAAAGCTCAACTTACCTTTAAACTCCAggtctaaaaaaacaaaaccagaccCTCAGCCACCTCAAAATACAACCCAAACTAAAAAAACCTCCTTGCCATCCTCCTCAGCAGAAACAGTGTTTTCACCATCcaagaaaacaacagtaacaacaacaacctcAAGTCCCAGCTTTGTCAGAACTGTCCAAGCACCATCATCTGGTAAAAAGCCCAATCCTTcccaaaatgattttaaatctgACTCTCCTCCTGCTGGAAAGATATCCACATCTATGCTTAATGCTCTAAAAACAGCACCACCCCCTGCACCTGGAAAAAACTACATCCCTCAGCCTAACGCCATAAAAACAACCACACCCTCTCTGATAGCCACCACTACCACACCTCCACTCATTTCAGCCAGAACCAACCCTGCGTCACTGCCTGGGAGACCTCTTACCCCTCTGCTCAGCACAGTGAAGACAGTTCTCCCACCTGTAAAAGTGACTGTGCCTTCCAGAGAGAACAACACTACACCTGCTCCAGATGCTCATCAGCCTGAAATTATCACCGGTCTGCCAGAGCTGTCATTTCCGATCCCAGCCCCAGATGTGGAAGACAGCAACACAAATTCAAGTGTTGACACAGACCTGAGCATTGCCACCCTGGTGTCAGCCACCTTCGCCCCCATGCTTGGTGTAACAGGTGGACCACAACTATGGGAGGCAGCTGAGCTTCTGG ATGTCTCTACTTCCATTCAGATTCAGAGAAAAG ATTATGAAGCTACTTATGACTATGACTACGACATCAGCTATGATGCCT GGGATGATACTGCAGATACAGGGTCATTTG AATCTCGTTCCAAATTGAGCACCATCAGGATCTTCTCCTCCTCAG TTGATGGAGATCCTCATTTTGTGGTCCACCTGCCAAAGCTGTGTCAGAACCTGTGTTTTACAGTTGATGGCAGGGCTAATGATGTTCTCAGACTGTTAAATGACCCAGAGAGAG GGATCACTGTGGATGGCCACCTGACTGGGGCTCCCTCGAAGCATGGCGTAGAAGAGCGCTCCCGAACCTTCTTTGACCAACTCACCATCTCCTCAGCCACGGGTGGCTCTGGTAACATCATGATCACATTCTCATTGGATGCTGTCATGGTGCAAGGGGAAGGGCAGGATATTCTCCCCATAAATCAGCAGGGATCGGTGACAAGGCAGGGTATGACGGTTGCTGTGGACAACCATCGGAGCTGCTGGATTGAGCTGGCCAAGGATTTGCACTTCCTGGTCCTGTTTCACCACTATAAACACCCTAACTACCTTCAGATAGCACACCTGGGTTTTTACATCACAGATGGACGGGGGCTCTCTGCTTCAACCCAAGGTCTACTGG GCCAGTTTCAGCATGCTGACATGAGTGTAACTGTGGTGAAGCATCACTGGGCTAACAAGGAAGGAGTTTTAGCCAGGGGGATTCTGAGGTGGGAATCAGAACACATGTCAGTCACCTTGCAAGACAAGACGCTAAAGGACACTGTGCGGAAACGCCACTTCAGCAAGTGCTGGGTGGTGCCCAAGTCAGATATAGAGAGACTACTGGGTCGTCCGTATGAGAGCTACATCGTGGATCATGTGTAA
- the g0s2 gene encoding G0/G1 switch protein 2: MATMGELVPFVKEMLSQRPSRSLLKIYMLGSTLAVLGAVGGLVEMIFLPFVEQEATEDEPTVLIVEREKVMKSNATSVRPEAVDLLGTVELEAEAKAKYLGSARRRSSTNRLHAS, encoded by the coding sequence ATGGCAACCATGGGCGAGCTCGTCCCTTTTGTGAAGGAGATGCTGAGCCAGAGGCCCAGCCGCAGCTTGCTGAAGATCTACATGCTCGGCTCCACTCTGGCGGTGCTCGGAGCGGTTGGTGGACTGGTGGAAATGATTTTCCTGCCGTTCGTGGAGCAGGAGGCGACTGAGGACGAACCAACAGTGCTCATcgtggagagagagaaggtgaTGAAGTCAAACGCTACTTCGGTTCGCCCTGAAGCGGTGGACTTGCTGGGGACAGTAGAGCTCGAGGCCGAGGCCAAGGCCAAATATCTGGGGAGTGCTAGAAGAAGAAGCTCCACCAACCGCCTACATGCTTCGTGA